Sequence from the Chloroflexota bacterium genome:
GACCAAGGACGCGAGAAAGACATTGCCGCGCGCCTCGCCAAATGGCGCGGCGAAAAAAAAGAATAGAGAATTTTGCCCACGAAGAGTACGAAGAACACAAAGAAAGAACAAAGACCTTCGCGCCCTTGGTGTCCTTCGTGGGAAGAAATATTCAATGACGGAGACATCACAGATGCCATTTCGATTTCAACGCTTGGAAATCCCCGAACTAATTCTGGTCGAATCAATCCATCGCGGCGACGAGCGCGGTTTTCTCCGCGAACTGTTCAAACAATCCGAATTCATTGCGTTTGGTTTCCGCGATCCATTCGTGCAGATCAATCACTCGCGTTCGACACGCGGCGTCGTGCGCGGCTTGCACTATCAAAAACATCCGCGCGCCCAGGGCAAACTCGTGCTCGCGATGCGCGGCGAAATATTCGACGTAGCGGTAGACATTCGGCGCGGTTCGCCGACGTTCGGCAAGTGGATCGGGATGGTACTCAGCGACACGAACAGCCGGATGCTCTACGTTCCGCCAGGATTCGCGCACGGCTTTTCCGTGTTGAGTAACGATGCCGATGTGATGTACCAAATCACCGACGAGTACGCCGCCGAGTGCGAACGCGGCATCGCGTGGAACGATCCGCAACTCGCGATTGATTGGCGCGTGACGAATCCGATTCTCTCGCCGCGCGATGCAGGGTTGCCGCTGTTGCAGAATGCGGACAATAATTTTGAGATTGGAAATTAAAAGTTGGAGGTTGGACATTGGACACTGGAAAACCTGCTACCACAACGATCTGATCGTCACTTGAACCTCCTATTTCAACTTCCAATTTTCAACTTCCAATTTCTAACTTCCAATTTCCAATCTCTAACCTCCAGAGGAACCATGGGCGAGACCCGCGTCAACCTACAACACCTCCTCGAAGATATTCGCGATACGTACCCGTTTCCGGTCGAAGAAGCGATCGTGACGGAACTCGTCGCGAACGCGCTCGATTCGAACGCGTCCGAGATTCGTTTCGTCGTAAACGCGCGCGAGAAATCCATGACGACGATTGACAACGGTCACGGGATGACGCCGCCGCAGTTGGAAAAGTACCACGACATCGCGGCGACGACCAAGACGCGCGGCAAGGGCATCGGCTTTGCCGGCATTGGAGCAAAACTCGCGCTCCTCATCGCGAAAGAAGTCATCACCGAAACGAAATCGGGACGCTCGTACAACGCGACGCGCTGGCGTCTCGAAAATTCGCAACGCGCGCCCTGGGAATTGATCGAGCCAGCCGGTATTTTGGAAAACGCGCCACGCGGCACCGCCGTGACCTTGGTGTTCGGCAGCGCGTCCACGTTGCTCGAACCGAACTATGTCGAACTGATTTTGCAATCGCACTTTCAACCGCTCCTCGACGACGCCTTCCGCGAGATGTTCAAATCACTGTACCACGCAGACATTCATTTCTTTATCAACAAACGCGCGATCAAAGCGCTCGAACACACGGAACTGCGCGAACGCAAAACGATCATTGTGCGTGCGCCACAAAGCACGAGCGCGAAAGGCAAACCGGTCGGCGTCGGTTTTATCGCGCAGAGCGAAGACGATTTGCCGGAATTGCAACGCGGCATCGGCATCTCGGCGTACGGCAAAGTGATCAAGATGGGCTGGGATTGGACGGGACTGACGCCGAAACATCCCACGCGCTTGAGCGGCTTGGTCGAAGTGCCCGCGCTCGTCGAAATCCTCACGACGAACAAAGCCGATTTTCTCAAAGACAGTAACAGTCTGAAAAAATATTATCGCTATCGCAAAGCGATTCAGAACGCAGTCGAGCCGATCTTGCACGCGATGGGTGAGAGCGCGCCCACGCGCGAACGTTCCGCGCGCGATGTGCGCCCGCTCGAACGCGAGGTGGAACGCGTGCTCGGCAATCTTGTCGGCGATTATCCGGAAATCGCGCCGCTCGTCGGGCGACGGCGCACATCGCAACCGGGGATCAACCTTGCGCCGGACAAGGACGGGGATGCGCTCGGCGTGCTCACCGAAACACTCGCCGAAATCGCGCAACAACAAGTCAACTCGGACGCGGGCGACCAAGCCACACCTACCGCGCCCCCGCGCACCCAGGTCGAAGCCGTTCTCGAACCGAGTGAGAGCGGCAACGGCGAACCAGCGCGAACACAAGAAGGCAAGCGCGTGGGACCGGGCTTGATGATCGGGTTTGAAGACGCGAGCGAACGCGCGGAGCTAGGTTGGCTATTGGAAAATACGGTGTGGGTGAATCGTGGACATCCCGCGTACCAAAAAGCAGTCGCGGGCGGACACGAACAGTACCACGTCGTGCTCACCATCGCGTGGGTTTTGTTGGGACATCTCAATGATCAACATTCAGCGCAACGGTTCATCGGCGAATTTCTATTTGGCTGGGGGGCGCGACGATGAAACAACTCTTTCCGATTCAAATCCATTGGCGTGACGGAAAAATCACTGCGACGACCGCGGTTGCAAAACTCGCGGACGATCCCGATCGCGTGAACGCACAGTTGCGCGATTTTGCGGAAGCGTACACCTCCGCGCTCGCCAACGCGCGTAACGCGCACGCGGATGCAAAACGCGACGCGCCAAATCGTCCGCGCGCGTACTGGCGCATCGGTCAGGCGATTGGCGAATTCGACGCGACGTTGCGCGCGGCGGGTTTTTATCTGCCCGCGCAAAACGCGACGTTCGCGCGCGACCTGGGAATGCACGAAGGATCGCTCCGCAAAATTCTCGCGTTTTATCGGCGCACGCCGGACGCGAATGCGCTCGATCCAGTCAAAGGATGGTACGGGTACCGCGAACACCGTACGAAAGGGACTAGTGGCTGACACACTCAAAAGCGCGTTGGAAGCTCTGCTAGATGAAGGCGAAGAATTATCCAACGCCGCGCGCGACCGCGTCAAAACGTTTGGCTCGGTCGCAATTCCACCCCTCATCGAGATGGCGACGAGCGACGAACTGAACCACGCGCCGTCGGATGAGCCGCGCGTGTACGCGCCCTTGCACGCGATTGAAATCCTGGGCGACCTGCGCGCGACGCAAGCCATCGAACCGCTCTTGCCGCTCGTCGCGTGGGACGATGACGATTGGTTGGATCACACCTTGCCAGAATTCTTTGCCAAGGTTGGCGAACCAGCGATTGCGCCGCTCGAACAAATCTTAGCAGACAATAGCAAGACGATTCATACACACGCACGCGCATCGCAATCGCTCGTCAAGATCGCGCAAGAACATTCCGAACACCGCGCGCGCGTGATCACCATCTTGACACAGTACCTGAAGCCCGAACACACGCAAACACCTGATCACGAGACGCGCGCCGGGTTTATCATCGGTGATTTGTGCGATCTTCAAGCAACCGAAGCATTGCCGGCAATTCGACGCGCGTTCGCGGAAGACCGCGTAGACCCCCAAGTAGTTGATTTGGATCATGTGGAACGCGAGATGCGCGGAGAACCACTCGTATCGTCTGAGCAAGATTTGGATGTGTTGACCGCAAAACGCGAAAAAGAGCCGCTGTCACTGATGCTCAAGTGCACCCAATGCGGGAGAGAACGTCGCCATCAAATCCCGGTGTTGTTCGTTGATTTCGGCACTGTCGAGCGCCACAAGCGCAAAGAAAAAACCAAATACGACGAGTTCGTCATTCCGCAACGCATTACGTGTCCCAAGTGCGGCGCAGTGGATCAATACGAATTAACTGCGTTGGCGCACTTGTCCTTGACATTGGACTTGGTCACGCGCAAAGAGTGCGGCAAAACACTACAGCGAAATGAAGGAAACATTCGATACGTTCGTTTCGCGATGACGGACGGACGCGAGATGCACCCGCGCGAAGCCATGGACTTGCTTCGTGACCAAGTGGCTCGCAATCCCAAGGACGCCGATCTACGTGTGCGATACGCCAACGTATTGCGTTTACTCGGGTATCTCGACGAAGCGATTGCAGAACTGACTGCCGCGTTGGAACTTGATCCAAATCAATTTGAAGCGCAGATGAACCTGGGACGCATCCATGGCGTTCGCGGTGATTTTGTGAACGCGCAGAACGCATTGCAACGCGCGATGCAACTTTTGCCAACGTGGCGCAAGTACGCCCCTATGATGAGACAAGCAAGCGCGATAGAGATCGCCGACCACCTGGAGAAAATCGCGCGCCAAGAAAAACTCGCTCCGGCTATCATGTACGAGACCCCGTTGCCGCTAACGCCTTCGCCCGCTCCAAACCGCCCAAGTTCCAAGCAACCCGCCGTGCGCGCCGATTCGCCGCGCCTGGGTCGCAACGATCCTTGCTTTTGCGGAAGCGGCAAGAAATACAAGCAATGTCACGGTCGGTAAACTGAGCAATCAAATTGTAGAGCAAGTTTCCAACTTGCCTCACAACTGCTGAGGAGACATTATGAAAGTCAAAACGCACAAACCAAATTCGGTTCTCTGGCTGATCGCGTTCCTGCTGTTCGTCTATTCGCTTGCCTCGTTCTTTCTGCCACTGCCGTACAGTGGACCGGCGATGATTTTATCCGCCGCGCTCTTGCTGATTGGCACGACCGTGATTTGATTGCGCCCGAAAGGAGTTGACCATGACCGATTCGCAATCATCGCGCCTCCGCGAATTGCTCGAGCAACTGCA
This genomic interval carries:
- a CDS encoding ATP-binding protein, with protein sequence MGETRVNLQHLLEDIRDTYPFPVEEAIVTELVANALDSNASEIRFVVNAREKSMTTIDNGHGMTPPQLEKYHDIAATTKTRGKGIGFAGIGAKLALLIAKEVITETKSGRSYNATRWRLENSQRAPWELIEPAGILENAPRGTAVTLVFGSASTLLEPNYVELILQSHFQPLLDDAFREMFKSLYHADIHFFINKRAIKALEHTELRERKTIIVRAPQSTSAKGKPVGVGFIAQSEDDLPELQRGIGISAYGKVIKMGWDWTGLTPKHPTRLSGLVEVPALVEILTTNKADFLKDSNSLKKYYRYRKAIQNAVEPILHAMGESAPTRERSARDVRPLEREVERVLGNLVGDYPEIAPLVGRRRTSQPGINLAPDKDGDALGVLTETLAEIAQQQVNSDAGDQATPTAPPRTQVEAVLEPSESGNGEPARTQEGKRVGPGLMIGFEDASERAELGWLLENTVWVNRGHPAYQKAVAGGHEQYHVVLTIAWVLLGHLNDQHSAQRFIGEFLFGWGARR
- the rfbC gene encoding dTDP-4-dehydrorhamnose 3,5-epimerase; this translates as MPFRFQRLEIPELILVESIHRGDERGFLRELFKQSEFIAFGFRDPFVQINHSRSTRGVVRGLHYQKHPRAQGKLVLAMRGEIFDVAVDIRRGSPTFGKWIGMVLSDTNSRMLYVPPGFAHGFSVLSNDADVMYQITDEYAAECERGIAWNDPQLAIDWRVTNPILSPRDAGLPLLQNADNNFEIGN
- a CDS encoding DUF1186 domain-containing protein, whose amino-acid sequence is MADTLKSALEALLDEGEELSNAARDRVKTFGSVAIPPLIEMATSDELNHAPSDEPRVYAPLHAIEILGDLRATQAIEPLLPLVAWDDDDWLDHTLPEFFAKVGEPAIAPLEQILADNSKTIHTHARASQSLVKIAQEHSEHRARVITILTQYLKPEHTQTPDHETRAGFIIGDLCDLQATEALPAIRRAFAEDRVDPQVVDLDHVEREMRGEPLVSSEQDLDVLTAKREKEPLSLMLKCTQCGRERRHQIPVLFVDFGTVERHKRKEKTKYDEFVIPQRITCPKCGAVDQYELTALAHLSLTLDLVTRKECGKTLQRNEGNIRYVRFAMTDGREMHPREAMDLLRDQVARNPKDADLRVRYANVLRLLGYLDEAIAELTAALELDPNQFEAQMNLGRIHGVRGDFVNAQNALQRAMQLLPTWRKYAPMMRQASAIEIADHLEKIARQEKLAPAIMYETPLPLTPSPAPNRPSSKQPAVRADSPRLGRNDPCFCGSGKKYKQCHGR